From one Eucalyptus grandis isolate ANBG69807.140 chromosome 9, ASM1654582v1, whole genome shotgun sequence genomic stretch:
- the LOC104418626 gene encoding uncharacterized protein LOC104418626 isoform X1 — MSGDGSQLSRVSSLIDLHLRPCAAVEVASARREEEKDLLIALSKVLREIRLWTGEETDVSSDSDVEAKSVTGSVDSGEFALGSEEQIFLGKIVGDLMHFLMVHSQHVQHLTGNVLLAISELLCAHGKGWAAFVHLLFVYAELSIGIIQPCSSITRTRVHEDFYGILESYDLAIKSKLQKANWSTVAGIFRVLRCIWKYLKHDFRDQLVDSYLNSLNSFISHVTWNLLDDGNVVPKCVHMGPQMPKFIFLGYLTQLLSSVVEQVDHEMVQGDSVNGHQLLFSITKLVPSLFLCCLGKEEEHHDARISLYFRHKLLMLMTRLSGQGLEASILTLWLQLLQKYFQDLMSEQISMLEPVVDDSLEGSPFSASVFEENIQGTNLYHLKRQAIFLFIKCSLRLIFSEEVVDQQCDCLSARPCLSSHPEYCSQKKVLGELYKWLGQNLQHDTHCDSETYMEKCMHFGSSFIRLYAQEDDLLFKVLLEVLSIPIPGSEKFDEVKERIPDSRENTLIHLSNLFNPFNLFHSFLAEIKYDHQVLLDYLISKDMGISCAEYLLRCLRLISESWEAFLQFSYVRSPKEWPSTKERKISQLKVNFRLEPYSTGNFRHGHKLQGAGGKPFDKAKLCLLSLKYSVENLHQKNLFPYNPKVLLRRLTEFQELCFNKGCMGRVGEGRLT; from the exons ATGTCCGGCGACGGTTCTCAGCTCTCCCGCGTTTCCAGTCTGATCGACCTCCATCTTCGACCCTGCGCT GCAGTCGAGGTCGCTTCTGcgaggagagaggaagagaaggatcTGCTGATCGCTCTCTCCAAG GTTTTGCGAGAAATTCGGCTCTGGACCGGTGAAGAAACTGATGTGTCCTCTGATAGc GATGTGGAGGCGAAATCCGTTACCGGGAGCGTGGATTCGGGTGAATTCGCTCTCGGCTCCGAGGAACAGATCTTTTTGGGCAAGATTGTTGGTGATTTG ATGCATTTTCTAATGGTTCATAGTCAACATGTTCAGCATTTGACAGGCAATGTCCTTTTGGCAATTTCTGAGCTTCTGTGTGCCCAT GGAAAAGGATGGGCCGCCTTTGTGCATTTGTTGTTTGTTTATGCTGAATTGTCAATAGGAATCATTCAACCATGTTCTTCCATTACCAGAACAAGGGTACATGAAGATTTTTATGGTATTTTAGAAAGTTATGATCTCGCCATCAAATCAAAGTTGCAAAAGGCCAACTGGTCCACTGTGGCTGGAATTTTTCGGGTCTTGCGCTgcatttggaaatatttgaagcATGATTTTAGGGATCAGCTAGTTGATTCATACTTAAATTCTCTGAATTCCTTTATTTCACATGTAACTTGGAATTTATTGGATGATGGTAATGTTGTTCCAAAGTGTGTTCACATGGGTCCGCAAATGCCGAAGTTCATATTTCTTGGATATTTAACTCAGTTACTGAGTTCAGTGGTGGAGCAAGTCGATCATGAAATGGTTCAAGGTGATTCTGTGAATGGGCATCAACTTCTTTTCTCCATTACCAAACTTGTTCCCAGTTTGTTCCTATGTTGTCttggcaaggaagaagaacatcATGATGCTCGCATCTCTTTATACTTCAGACATAAGCTGTTG ATGCTGATGACTAGGCTCAGTGGCCAGGGCCTGGAGGCCTCTATTCTCACCCTATGGTTGCAGCTTCTTCAAAAATACTTTCAAGATCTTATGTCAGAACAAATAAGTATGCTTGAGCCTGTCGTAGATGATAGTTTAGAAGGTTCCCCCTTTTCAGCAAGCGTGTTTGAGGAAAACATTCAAGGTACTAATCTATACCACTTAAAGCGGCAggctattttccttttcatcaagTGTTCgttgagattgattttcagTGAAGAGGTGGTTGACCAGCAATGCGATTGCCTATCTGCACGACCATGTTTAAGTTCACATCCAGAATATTGCAGTCAAAAGAAAGTTTTAGGAGAGCTTTATAAGTGGCTCGGTCAGAATCTTCAGCACGATACCCATTGTGACAGTGAAACATATATGGAGAAGTGCATGCATTTTGGCTCATCCTTCATTCGGCTATATGCCCAAGAG GATGACCTGTTATTTAAAGTGCTCTTGGAAGTGCTTAGCATTCCGATTCCTGGATCTGAAAA GTTTGATGAAGTAAAAGAGAGAATCCCAGACTCACGGGAAAATACCCTTATTCACCTTTCAAACCTTTTTAATCCTTTTAACTTATTCCATTCATTTCTTGCAGAG ATCAAATATGATCATCAGGTGCTTCTTGATTACCTCATATCTAAGGACATGGGAATCAGTTGTGCAGAATATCTTCTACG GTGCCTGCGACTGATCTCTGAATCATGGGAAgcatttttacaattttcataTGTGCGGAGTCCAAAGGAATGGCCGTCAactaaggaaagaaaaatttcccaACTAAAGGTAAATTTTCGTCTGGAGCCGTATAGCACTGGAAACTTCAGACATGGGCATAAACTCCAAGGAGCTGGAGGAAAGCCATTTGACAAAGCTAAACTATGTTTGCTGTCCTTAAAATATTCAGTGGAAAATCTCCATCagaaaaatttgtttccttaTAATCCTAAAGTTCTTCTGAGACG
- the LOC104418626 gene encoding uncharacterized protein LOC104418626 isoform X2, whose translation MSGDGSQLSRVSSLIDLHLRPCAAVEVASARREEEKDLLIALSKVLREIRLWTGEETDVSSDSDVEAKSVTGSVDSGEFALGSEEQIFLGKIVGDLMHFLMVHSQHVQHLTGNVLLAISELLCAHGKGWAAFVHLLFVYAELSIGIIQPCSSITRTRVHEDFYGILESYDLAIKSKLQKANWSTVAGIFRVLRCIWKYLKHDFRDQLVDSYLNSLNSFISHVTWNLLDDGNVVPKCVHMGPQMPKFIFLGYLTQLLSSVVEQVDHEMVQGDSVNGHQLLFSITKLVPSLFLCCLGKEEEHHDARISLYFRHKLLMLMTRLSGQGLEASILTLWLQLLQKYFQDLMSEQISMLEPVVDDSLEGSPFSASVFEENIQGTNLYHLKRQAIFLFIKCSLRLIFSEEVVDQQCDCLSARPCLSSHPEYCSQKKVLGELYKWLGQNLQHDTHCDSETYMEKCMHFGSSFIRLYAQEDDLLFKVLLEVLSIPIPGSEKFDEVKERIPDSRENTLIHLSNLFNPFNLFHSFLAEIKYDHQVLLDYLISKDMGISCAEYLLRCLRLISESWEAFLQFSYVRSPKEWPSTKERKISQLKWKISIRKICFLIILKFF comes from the exons ATGTCCGGCGACGGTTCTCAGCTCTCCCGCGTTTCCAGTCTGATCGACCTCCATCTTCGACCCTGCGCT GCAGTCGAGGTCGCTTCTGcgaggagagaggaagagaaggatcTGCTGATCGCTCTCTCCAAG GTTTTGCGAGAAATTCGGCTCTGGACCGGTGAAGAAACTGATGTGTCCTCTGATAGc GATGTGGAGGCGAAATCCGTTACCGGGAGCGTGGATTCGGGTGAATTCGCTCTCGGCTCCGAGGAACAGATCTTTTTGGGCAAGATTGTTGGTGATTTG ATGCATTTTCTAATGGTTCATAGTCAACATGTTCAGCATTTGACAGGCAATGTCCTTTTGGCAATTTCTGAGCTTCTGTGTGCCCAT GGAAAAGGATGGGCCGCCTTTGTGCATTTGTTGTTTGTTTATGCTGAATTGTCAATAGGAATCATTCAACCATGTTCTTCCATTACCAGAACAAGGGTACATGAAGATTTTTATGGTATTTTAGAAAGTTATGATCTCGCCATCAAATCAAAGTTGCAAAAGGCCAACTGGTCCACTGTGGCTGGAATTTTTCGGGTCTTGCGCTgcatttggaaatatttgaagcATGATTTTAGGGATCAGCTAGTTGATTCATACTTAAATTCTCTGAATTCCTTTATTTCACATGTAACTTGGAATTTATTGGATGATGGTAATGTTGTTCCAAAGTGTGTTCACATGGGTCCGCAAATGCCGAAGTTCATATTTCTTGGATATTTAACTCAGTTACTGAGTTCAGTGGTGGAGCAAGTCGATCATGAAATGGTTCAAGGTGATTCTGTGAATGGGCATCAACTTCTTTTCTCCATTACCAAACTTGTTCCCAGTTTGTTCCTATGTTGTCttggcaaggaagaagaacatcATGATGCTCGCATCTCTTTATACTTCAGACATAAGCTGTTG ATGCTGATGACTAGGCTCAGTGGCCAGGGCCTGGAGGCCTCTATTCTCACCCTATGGTTGCAGCTTCTTCAAAAATACTTTCAAGATCTTATGTCAGAACAAATAAGTATGCTTGAGCCTGTCGTAGATGATAGTTTAGAAGGTTCCCCCTTTTCAGCAAGCGTGTTTGAGGAAAACATTCAAGGTACTAATCTATACCACTTAAAGCGGCAggctattttccttttcatcaagTGTTCgttgagattgattttcagTGAAGAGGTGGTTGACCAGCAATGCGATTGCCTATCTGCACGACCATGTTTAAGTTCACATCCAGAATATTGCAGTCAAAAGAAAGTTTTAGGAGAGCTTTATAAGTGGCTCGGTCAGAATCTTCAGCACGATACCCATTGTGACAGTGAAACATATATGGAGAAGTGCATGCATTTTGGCTCATCCTTCATTCGGCTATATGCCCAAGAG GATGACCTGTTATTTAAAGTGCTCTTGGAAGTGCTTAGCATTCCGATTCCTGGATCTGAAAA GTTTGATGAAGTAAAAGAGAGAATCCCAGACTCACGGGAAAATACCCTTATTCACCTTTCAAACCTTTTTAATCCTTTTAACTTATTCCATTCATTTCTTGCAGAG ATCAAATATGATCATCAGGTGCTTCTTGATTACCTCATATCTAAGGACATGGGAATCAGTTGTGCAGAATATCTTCTACG GTGCCTGCGACTGATCTCTGAATCATGGGAAgcatttttacaattttcataTGTGCGGAGTCCAAAGGAATGGCCGTCAactaaggaaagaaaaatttcccaACTAAAG TGGAAAATCTCCATCagaaaaatttgtttccttaTAATCCTAAAGTTCTTCTGA
- the LOC104418626 gene encoding uncharacterized protein LOC104418626 isoform X3, giving the protein MSGDGSQLSRVSSLIDLHLRPCAAVEVASARREEEKDLLIALSKVLREIRLWTGEETDVSSDSDVEAKSVTGSVDSGEFALGSEEQIFLGKIVGDLMHFLMVHSQHVQHLTGNVLLAISELLCAHGKGWAAFVHLLFVYAELSIGIIQPCSSITRTRVHEDFYGILESYDLAIKSKLQKANWSTVAGIFRVLRCIWKYLKHDFRDQLVDSYLNSLNSFISHVTWNLLDDGNVVPKCVHMGPQMPKFIFLGYLTQLLSSVVEQVDHEMVQGDSVNGHQLLFSITKLVPSLFLCCLGKEEEHHDARISLYFRHKLLMLMTRLSGQGLEASILTLWLQLLQKYFQDLMSEQISMLEPVVDDSLEGSPFSASVFEENIQGTNLYHLKRQAIFLFIKCSLRLIFSEEVVDQQCDCLSARPCLSSHPEYCSQKKVLGELYKWLGQNLQHDTHCDSETYMEKCMHFGSSFIRLYAQEDDLLFKVLLEVLSIPIPGSEKFDEVKERIPDSRENTLIHLSNLFNPFNLFHSFLAEIKYDHQVLLDYLISKDMGISCAEYLLRCLRLISESWEAFLQFSYVRSPKEWPSTKERKISQLKSNRIPGAMF; this is encoded by the exons ATGTCCGGCGACGGTTCTCAGCTCTCCCGCGTTTCCAGTCTGATCGACCTCCATCTTCGACCCTGCGCT GCAGTCGAGGTCGCTTCTGcgaggagagaggaagagaaggatcTGCTGATCGCTCTCTCCAAG GTTTTGCGAGAAATTCGGCTCTGGACCGGTGAAGAAACTGATGTGTCCTCTGATAGc GATGTGGAGGCGAAATCCGTTACCGGGAGCGTGGATTCGGGTGAATTCGCTCTCGGCTCCGAGGAACAGATCTTTTTGGGCAAGATTGTTGGTGATTTG ATGCATTTTCTAATGGTTCATAGTCAACATGTTCAGCATTTGACAGGCAATGTCCTTTTGGCAATTTCTGAGCTTCTGTGTGCCCAT GGAAAAGGATGGGCCGCCTTTGTGCATTTGTTGTTTGTTTATGCTGAATTGTCAATAGGAATCATTCAACCATGTTCTTCCATTACCAGAACAAGGGTACATGAAGATTTTTATGGTATTTTAGAAAGTTATGATCTCGCCATCAAATCAAAGTTGCAAAAGGCCAACTGGTCCACTGTGGCTGGAATTTTTCGGGTCTTGCGCTgcatttggaaatatttgaagcATGATTTTAGGGATCAGCTAGTTGATTCATACTTAAATTCTCTGAATTCCTTTATTTCACATGTAACTTGGAATTTATTGGATGATGGTAATGTTGTTCCAAAGTGTGTTCACATGGGTCCGCAAATGCCGAAGTTCATATTTCTTGGATATTTAACTCAGTTACTGAGTTCAGTGGTGGAGCAAGTCGATCATGAAATGGTTCAAGGTGATTCTGTGAATGGGCATCAACTTCTTTTCTCCATTACCAAACTTGTTCCCAGTTTGTTCCTATGTTGTCttggcaaggaagaagaacatcATGATGCTCGCATCTCTTTATACTTCAGACATAAGCTGTTG ATGCTGATGACTAGGCTCAGTGGCCAGGGCCTGGAGGCCTCTATTCTCACCCTATGGTTGCAGCTTCTTCAAAAATACTTTCAAGATCTTATGTCAGAACAAATAAGTATGCTTGAGCCTGTCGTAGATGATAGTTTAGAAGGTTCCCCCTTTTCAGCAAGCGTGTTTGAGGAAAACATTCAAGGTACTAATCTATACCACTTAAAGCGGCAggctattttccttttcatcaagTGTTCgttgagattgattttcagTGAAGAGGTGGTTGACCAGCAATGCGATTGCCTATCTGCACGACCATGTTTAAGTTCACATCCAGAATATTGCAGTCAAAAGAAAGTTTTAGGAGAGCTTTATAAGTGGCTCGGTCAGAATCTTCAGCACGATACCCATTGTGACAGTGAAACATATATGGAGAAGTGCATGCATTTTGGCTCATCCTTCATTCGGCTATATGCCCAAGAG GATGACCTGTTATTTAAAGTGCTCTTGGAAGTGCTTAGCATTCCGATTCCTGGATCTGAAAA GTTTGATGAAGTAAAAGAGAGAATCCCAGACTCACGGGAAAATACCCTTATTCACCTTTCAAACCTTTTTAATCCTTTTAACTTATTCCATTCATTTCTTGCAGAG ATCAAATATGATCATCAGGTGCTTCTTGATTACCTCATATCTAAGGACATGGGAATCAGTTGTGCAGAATATCTTCTACG GTGCCTGCGACTGATCTCTGAATCATGGGAAgcatttttacaattttcataTGTGCGGAGTCCAAAGGAATGGCCGTCAactaaggaaagaaaaatttcccaACTAAAG
- the LOC104418628 gene encoding LOW QUALITY PROTEIN: pentatricopeptide repeat-containing protein At3g50420 (The sequence of the model RefSeq protein was modified relative to this genomic sequence to represent the inferred CDS: inserted 1 base in 1 codon) yields MPPLCEPSPFASLLQKCASATALDTARRLHALVLTTRAVSPYVNNNLLSMYARCGSLDSARQVFDRMPQRNVVSYNALISAYSRVPGRASSALGLFARLGDEGLRPNGLTFTSLFQACSLLEDRFASSLLHGRVVKCGFADNVCVQTSILGMYSSFGDLESAGNVFRCIVDKDAVVWNSMILGSLKNDRIGDALRIFREMLASGVSPTQFTYSIVLNACAKLEHHTYGRIVHGQAIVSGTTFDLPMENALLDMYLNCGDISTAQSIFDGVQNPDIVSWNSLISGYTENGHGEVAIEIFIRLMRLCSXKPDEYTIAAAISATGTFLVNDCGKALHGQVIKAGFESSVYVGTTLISMYFTNGENGYAHNVFHSLPVKDVVIWTEMITAHSKLEDAETAMKFFYEMYKEGHKTDSFALSGALSTCADLAVLKQGEMIHSLAVKMGYDVDMAVCGSLVDMYAKTGNLQAAELIFSDVSNPDLKCYNSMLGGYGYHGLAEKALELFDEILVAGLLPDQVTFLSALSACNHSSLVKEGKNLWNCMRNFNLRPGPKHYSCMVSLLSRAGLLEEAEEMINKSPFYDDHLELWRTLLSSSVNCQNLRMGIRAAEHVLSLDVEDTATHILLSNLYAAAGKWDVVAETRRKIRGLAMDKDPGLSWIESQDTINAFSSGDQLHPTISKIQSELNSLIGNMKRSEVDEFDSIICGI; encoded by the exons ATGCCGCCCTTATGCGAGCCGTCCCCCTTCGCATCGCTCCTCCAAAAATGCGCGTCCGCGACCGCCCTCGACACCGCCCGCCGGCTCCACGCTCTCGTCCTCACGACCCGCGCCGTCTCCCCGTACGTGAACAACAATCTGCTCTCCATGTACGCTCGCTGCGGGTCGCTGGACAGCGCGCGGCAAGTGTTCGACAGAATGCCTCAGAGAAACGTAGTTTCTTACAACGCGCTCATCTCGGCTTATTCTCGGGTGCCCGGTCGGGCGTCCTCGGCCTTGGGGTTGTTCGCCCGACTGGGCGACGAGGGGCTGAGGCCTAATGGGCTGACGTTCACCAGCTTGTTCCAGGCTTGCTCTTTGCTCGAAGATCGGTTCGCGAGTTCTTTGCTTCATGGTCGTGTCGTGAAATGTGGGTTTGCGGATAATGTCTGTGTTCAGACGTCTATTCTCGGCATGTACTCTAGTTTCGGGGATCTGGAATCTGCAGGGAACGTCTTCAGGTGTATAGTCGATAAAGATGCTGTCGTGTGGAACTCGATGATTTTGGGGAGTTTGAAGAACGATAGAATCGGGGACGCTCTCCGCATATTCAGGGAGATGCTTGCATCTGGTGTTTCTCCGACTCAGTTCACGTATTCAATTGTCCTGAATGCTTGTGCAAAGCTGGAACATCATACCTATGGACGGATTGTCCATGGCCAAGCAATTGTCTCTGGCACCACCTTTGATCTGCCTATGGAGAATGCCCTGCTTGACATGTATCTTAACTGCGGTGACATAAGTACTGCACAGAGTATTTTTGATGGAGTGCAGAATCCAGACATTGTTTCTTGGAACTCATTGATTTCTGGGTATACAGAAAACGGTCATGGAGAAGTTGCCATAGAGATCTTTATACGGTTAATGAGACTTTGTT CTAAACCAGATGAATACACGATTGCAGCTGCCATTTCTGCAACGGGAACATTCTTAGTCAATGACTGTGGGAAGGCTCTTCATGGTCAAGTCATTAAAGCTGGATTTGAAAGTAGCGTCTATGTCGGAACTACACTAATCTCCATGTACTTTACCAATGGAGAAAATGGGTATGCTCATAATGTTTTCCACTCATTACCAGTAAAGGATGTGGTTATCTGGACAGAGATGATCACAGCTCATTCTAAATTGGAAGATGCAGAGACTGCAATGAAATTTTTCTATGAAATGTACAAGGAAGGCCATAAGACTGATAGTTTTGCTTTAAGTGGAGCTTTGAGCACATGTGCTGATCTTGCAGTTCTCAAACAAGGAGAGATGATACACTCCTTGGCGGTAAAAATGGGATATGATGTCGACATGGCTGTTTGCGGTAGTCTAGTTGACATGTATGCTAAAACTGGAAACCTTCAAGCTGCTGAGTTAATATTTTCTGATGTTTCCAACCCTGATTTGAAATGCTATAACTCGATGCTTGGAGGATATGGCTACCATGGATTGGCAGAGAAGGCATTGGAACTTTTTGATGAAATTCTTGTGGCCGGTCTACTTCCAGATCAAGTGACCTTCCTATCAGCACTCTCTGCTTGCAACCATAGTTCCTTGGTCAAAGAAGGGAAGAACTTATGGAATTGTATGAGAAACTTTAATCTTAGGCCAGGCCCTAAGCATTACTCATGCATGGTCAGTTTGCTGAGCCGAGCAGGATTACTGGAAGAGGCAGAGGAAATGATTAACAAATCACCATTCTATGATGACCATTTAGAATTGTGGAGAACCTTGCTTAGTTCATCTGTAAATTGTCAGAATTTGCGCATGGGAATTCGTGCTGCTGAGCATGTTCTGAGTTTGGATGTAGAAGACACTGCAACTCACATCTTGCTCTCTAATCTTTACGCTGCTGCAGGGAAGTGGGATGTTGTTGCAGAAACAAGACGAAAGATAAGAGGGCTCGCGATGGATAAAGATCCAGGACTAAGTTGGATTGAATCCCAGGATACAATTAATGCATTCTCTTCTGGTGATCAGTTACATCCTACTATAAGCAAAATTCAGTCTGAACTTAACAGCCTAATTGGAAACATGAAAAGATCGGAAGTTGATGAGTTTGATTCAATAATATGTGGTATCTAG
- the LOC104418629 gene encoding GDSL esterase/lipase At2g23540 — protein MAKQPIVLVALVLLLVHVRAQDDNGLGASFIFGDSLVDAGNNNYLQTLSKANIPPNGIDFRASGGNPTGRFTNGRTIGDIVGEELGQPNYAVPFLSPNSTGKAILSGVNYASGGGGILNATGRIFVNRLSLDIQVDYFNITRKQLDSLLGPSQAKDYLMKKSIFSITIGSNDFLNNYLLPVLSIGARASQTPDAFIDDMINHLRNQLTRLYQLDARKFVLGNVGPIGCIPYQKTINQLSSDQCVDLANQLARQYNSRLQDLLTELNENLPGATFVHANVYDLVMELITNYDNYGFTTATTACCGNGGQFAGIVPCGPVSSLCSDRSTHVFWDPYHPSEAANLILAKQLVDGDTRYISPMNLRQLRDL, from the exons ATGGCCAAACAACCTATTGTTTTGGTGGCTTTGGTGCTTTTGCTGGTTCACGTGAGGGCTCAAGATGATAATGGCCTTGGTGCTTCTTTCATCTTTGGGGATTCCCTGGTTGATGCTGGAAACAACAATTATTTGCAGACACTGTCAAAGGCTAACATCCCACCAAATGGGATTGATTTCAGAGCTTCTGGAGGAAATCCCACTGGCAGATTCACTAATGGAAGAACCATTGGCGACATTGTGG GGGAAGAATTGGGGCAACCAAACTATGCTGTCCCGTTTTTGTCTCCAAACTCAACTGGCAAAGCTATACTGAGTGGAGTCAATTATGCATCTGGGGGAGGAGGGATTCTGAATGCAACTGGAAGAATCTTT GTAAATAGGCTGAGCTTGGATATCCAAGTTGACTACTTCAACATCACAAGGAAGCAGTTGGATAGCCTCTTGGGACCATCACAAGCAAAAGACTACTTGATGAAGAAATCAATCTTCTCGATTACAATTGGATCTAATGATTTCCTGAACAATTACCTGCTTCCGGTCCTCTCCATCGGTGCCCGGGCTTCTCAAACTCCTGACGCTTTCATTGATGACATGATCAATCACTTGAGGAACCAACTTACG AGACTCTATCAATTGGATGCTCGGAAGTTCGTATTAGGGAACGTAGGTCCAATTGGATGtataccttatcaaaagaccaTAAACCAACTAAGCTCGGATCAATGTGTCGACTTGGCCAATCAACTGGCACGACAGTACAATAGCAGGTTGCAGGATCTGCTCACTGAACTCAACGAAAATCTTCCAGGAGCTACTTTTGTCCATGCCAATGTCTATGATCTTGTGATGGAGCTCATCACAAACTACGACAATTATG GTTTCACAACAGCCACTACAGCTTGCTGCGGGAACGGAGGGCAATTTGCTGGGATCGTACCGTGTGGTCCAGTATCAAGCCTGTGTAGTGATCGATCTACACATGTCTTCTGGGATCCTTATCACCCGAGTGAGGCAGCCAATCTCATACTGGCAAAGCAATTGGTCGACGGAGACACTAGATACATCTCTCCTATGAATCTCAGACAGCTTCGAGATCTTTGA